From one Gemmatimonadota bacterium genomic stretch:
- a CDS encoding universal stress protein, producing the protein MKRILLPLDGSEFAERALAPATSLAARLGAELHLASVVSDLPPIPLASGDGEIVSRWFDDEKKRAEKYLGGVRDKLATSGSTTPFVTHVRVGPVARTLVGIGKEIGADLVVLTTHGRGAWQRAWLGSVADQLLRQGTFPLLLLPGEEEGEDPFRESDFPHHVLVPLDGSTAAESVFDLLPAVVPRGGAKVTLATVIHQPFPLSSVYLPHAVTEEALTTERRTQMEKYLTTVAAQLATRGFGKVDTRILDGEDAAGAVLEVAEAEKVDLIALSTHGRGGVSRLLLGSVADKIVRGSRHPLLVAHRPEE; encoded by the coding sequence ATGAAACGAATCCTCCTTCCCCTCGACGGCTCGGAGTTTGCGGAGCGGGCGCTCGCCCCGGCGACGAGCCTGGCGGCACGGCTCGGCGCCGAACTGCACCTGGCGTCCGTCGTTTCGGACCTCCCTCCGATCCCGCTCGCGTCGGGCGACGGAGAGATCGTCTCCCGTTGGTTCGACGACGAAAAAAAACGGGCGGAGAAGTATCTCGGAGGGGTCCGGGACAAGCTCGCCACGTCCGGATCCACGACGCCCTTCGTCACCCATGTGCGGGTCGGCCCGGTCGCTCGGACGCTCGTCGGGATCGGGAAGGAGATCGGGGCCGATCTCGTGGTGCTCACGACCCATGGGCGCGGAGCGTGGCAGCGGGCATGGCTGGGGAGCGTCGCCGATCAGCTCCTCAGGCAGGGCACCTTCCCCCTGCTCCTCCTCCCGGGTGAAGAAGAAGGAGAGGATCCCTTCCGGGAATCCGACTTCCCCCACCATGTGCTCGTCCCGCTGGACGGGTCCACGGCCGCGGAGTCCGTTTTCGACCTCCTCCCCGCCGTCGTTCCCAGAGGAGGCGCGAAGGTGACCCTCGCCACCGTAATCCACCAACCCTTTCCGCTCTCCAGCGTTTACCTCCCGCATGCCGTGACCGAAGAGGCGCTCACGACGGAGAGGAGGACGCAGATGGAGAAGTACCTGACGACGGTCGCGGCGCAGCTGGCGACGCGCGGATTCGGAAAAGTGGACACGCGCATCCTGGATGGAGAAGATGCCGCCGGGGCCGTTCTGGAGGTGGCGGAGGCGGAAAAGGTGGATCTCATTGCCCTCTCGACGCACGGACGGGGCGGCGTGAGTCGGCTCCTTCTCGGGAGTGTCGCGGACAAGATCGTGCGCGGCTCCCGGCACCCCCTCCTCGTGGCGCACCGCCCGGAGGAGTGA
- a CDS encoding DASS family sodium-coupled anion symporter: protein MALEESGRAGAGAGGRTAARVGLFLGPVSLLATLIVPAPGGMSDTAWKVAGVGLLMAIWWVTEAIPLAVTALVPIVLFPLERVSTVEAAAAPFANPVIFLFMGGFMLAQAMQRWNLHRRLAFSIIGVTGTAPRRLIGGFMAASGFLSMWVSNTAVAVMMLPIGVSVIQVVLGESDRPGEAESRMEESGFAVALLLGIAYGASIGGIATLIGTPPNALLAGFLSQELGIEIGFGRWLVVGLPLSIIFLPLAWIALTRVAIFVDPHGPELNPQILRSFRDSLGPRSPAETRVAWVFGITAVAWVIRPLIERAIPGLSDTGIAIAAMISLFLIPSGRGGRDGVLNWEWAKRIPWDILLLFGGGLSLAGAIGSSGLAEWIGGSLEAARVVPTLGLMFLVTVLLVFLTELTSNTATAAAFIPILAGLAASLGTDPLYLTIPATLAASCAFMLPVATPPNAIVFGSTFIRMGHMVRAGIYLNVIACILIPLITFVVIRLFFAAGS, encoded by the coding sequence ATGGCGCTGGAAGAGAGCGGCCGGGCAGGGGCGGGCGCGGGCGGCCGAACGGCGGCCCGCGTGGGGCTTTTTCTGGGTCCGGTGAGCTTGTTGGCGACGTTGATCGTCCCGGCGCCCGGCGGGATGTCCGACACCGCCTGGAAAGTGGCCGGTGTCGGCCTGCTCATGGCGATCTGGTGGGTGACGGAGGCCATTCCCCTCGCCGTCACGGCACTCGTCCCCATCGTGCTCTTTCCCCTGGAGCGCGTCTCCACGGTGGAAGCCGCGGCCGCTCCCTTCGCGAATCCGGTAATTTTCCTCTTCATGGGCGGCTTCATGCTCGCCCAAGCGATGCAGAGGTGGAATCTCCATCGCCGCTTGGCCTTTTCGATCATCGGTGTGACCGGCACCGCACCCCGCAGATTGATCGGCGGGTTCATGGCCGCCTCCGGATTCCTCAGCATGTGGGTGAGCAATACGGCCGTTGCCGTGATGATGCTCCCGATCGGCGTCTCGGTGATCCAGGTCGTGCTCGGGGAGTCGGATCGCCCCGGCGAAGCGGAGAGCCGGATGGAAGAATCCGGGTTCGCGGTCGCCCTCCTCCTCGGGATCGCATACGGCGCGAGCATTGGGGGGATCGCGACCCTGATCGGGACGCCACCGAATGCGCTCCTCGCCGGTTTTCTCTCCCAGGAGCTCGGCATCGAAATCGGCTTTGGAAGGTGGCTCGTCGTCGGCCTGCCTCTTTCCATCATCTTTCTTCCCCTCGCGTGGATCGCACTGACCCGGGTGGCGATCTTCGTGGACCCGCACGGTCCCGAGCTCAACCCGCAAATCCTCCGTTCCTTTCGAGATTCCCTTGGACCCCGGAGCCCCGCCGAGACCCGTGTGGCCTGGGTTTTTGGCATCACCGCCGTGGCCTGGGTCATTCGTCCCCTCATCGAACGGGCGATCCCGGGACTTTCGGACACCGGGATCGCGATTGCCGCGATGATTTCCCTCTTCCTGATCCCGTCCGGACGGGGGGGGCGTGACGGGGTGCTCAATTGGGAGTGGGCGAAGCGAATCCCCTGGGACATCCTTCTTCTGTTCGGGGGCGGGCTTTCTCTGGCCGGAGCGATCGGGTCCTCGGGGCTCGCGGAGTGGATCGGGGGAAGCCTGGAGGCGGCCCGGGTAGTTCCGACCCTAGGACTCATGTTTCTCGTGACGGTGCTCCTCGTCTTCCTCACCGAGCTGACGAGCAACACCGCTACGGCGGCGGCCTTTATTCCAATCCTGGCGGGACTGGCCGCGTCCCTGGGAACGGATCCCCTCTATCTCACGATTCCGGCCACTCTGGCCGCGAGCTGCGCATTCATGCTTCCCGTGGCCACCCCCCCGAACGCCATCGTCTTCGGAAGCACCTTCATTCGGATGGGGCACATGGTTCGGGCGGGGATTTACCTGAACGTGATCGCCTGCATTCTCATTCCCCTGATCACCTTCGTGGTCATCCGGCTCTTTTTCGCGGCGGGTTCCTGA
- a CDS encoding carboxypeptidase-like regulatory domain-containing protein, protein MNRLSLVALSVLTLPAMGLARSAAGPSGNAPLTGVVREDSGVPVASARVELWFDTRRLASGQTDPSGHFELLPPEDWSEGWRIRVSRLGYEALDAPVPVGVASLDLVLVAAPIAITGLQVDADRDICSARDDRTARELWRLAAARTDPGLDTVGIASYTQLRVDTVTASSSGVPGLIGAEPGTRASAPLLRLSWDRRVQREGYAFPVRRTDSAQSYDSWGYPPLEADFAPHFASESFGNLHTLHVDKADVDGWILRFCGRRKNDPYLEGVIEIGPDTLIRRVEWHFRTEDPQEGAGGWAGFPPSFSEENRQILLPTESVTWRALPGGEVVRRAQWYEGWITVQGDSVPFLPLRTAASGEAR, encoded by the coding sequence ATGAACCGACTCTCCCTCGTCGCGCTTTCCGTCCTGACTCTTCCCGCGATGGGCCTCGCCCGATCGGCGGCGGGTCCGAGCGGGAATGCCCCCCTCACAGGCGTCGTTCGAGAAGATTCGGGTGTGCCGGTCGCGTCGGCTCGGGTGGAGCTCTGGTTCGATACCCGCCGGCTCGCATCCGGCCAGACCGATCCCTCCGGACATTTCGAGCTCCTTCCTCCCGAAGATTGGTCGGAGGGGTGGAGGATTCGGGTGAGCCGCCTCGGCTATGAGGCGCTGGATGCTCCGGTACCCGTGGGTGTGGCGAGTCTCGACTTGGTTCTCGTGGCGGCCCCGATCGCCATCACGGGGCTCCAGGTGGACGCCGATCGCGACATCTGCTCGGCGCGCGACGACCGGACCGCGCGGGAGCTCTGGCGTCTGGCCGCCGCGCGCACTGATCCGGGGCTCGACACCGTGGGGATCGCGAGCTACACCCAGCTCCGGGTAGATACCGTGACCGCCAGCTCCTCGGGAGTGCCGGGGTTGATCGGCGCCGAGCCCGGTACGCGCGCCTCCGCGCCGCTCCTTCGCTTGAGCTGGGATCGCAGGGTGCAGCGGGAGGGTTACGCTTTTCCGGTGCGTCGGACGGATTCGGCCCAGTCCTACGACTCGTGGGGGTACCCGCCCCTCGAGGCGGACTTCGCCCCACACTTCGCCAGCGAGTCCTTTGGAAATCTGCACACCCTCCATGTGGACAAAGCGGATGTGGATGGATGGATTCTTAGATTCTGCGGTCGCCGGAAGAACGATCCCTATCTCGAAGGGGTGATCGAAATCGGTCCGGACACCCTGATTCGACGGGTGGAGTGGCACTTCCGCACCGAGGATCCGCAGGAAGGGGCGGGCGGGTGGGCAGGATTTCCCCCTTCCTTCTCGGAGGAAAATCGCCAGATCCTACTTCCGACGGAGAGCGTGACCTGGCGCGCCCTTCCGGGGGGTGAGGTCGTACGACGCGCCCAGTGGTACGAGGGGTGGATCACCGTTCAGGGCGATTCGGTCCCCTTCCTTCCACTCCGCACCGCAGCTTCGGGCGAGGCTCGATAA
- a CDS encoding Rid family detoxifying hydrolase: MSELKTVSTDQAPGAIGPYSQAVVCNGWIFASGQIALDPATGNFEGGDVTHQTSRVLQNLAAVLRAAGGGMHTVVKTTVYLRDLADFKAMNEVYAAHFGRHRPARATVAAAGLPAGAAVEVDAIARVASGREPGDTKTA; this comes from the coding sequence ATGAGCGAGCTCAAGACAGTCTCGACCGATCAAGCACCGGGCGCCATCGGCCCTTACTCCCAGGCCGTGGTTTGTAACGGCTGGATCTTCGCCTCCGGCCAGATCGCGCTGGACCCGGCGACGGGCAACTTCGAAGGGGGGGATGTGACCCACCAGACCTCCCGCGTGCTCCAGAACCTGGCCGCGGTCCTCCGGGCGGCCGGCGGCGGGATGCATACGGTCGTGAAGACGACCGTCTACCTCCGGGATCTTGCGGACTTCAAGGCCATGAACGAGGTGTACGCCGCGCATTTCGGGAGACACCGGCCCGCCCGTGCCACCGTTGCTGCCGCCGGGCTTCCCGCAGGAGCCGCGGTGGAAGTGGATGCAATCGCCCGCGTGGCTTCGGGGCGCGAACCCGGGGACACGAAGACCGCCTGA
- a CDS encoding peptidase S9, which yields MRSFLRARRKVAFLSLPVLLAASGLFLPHPAESQYFGRNKVQYDSFETRILETPHFDIYFYPGMEEAIEDASRMAERWYERFARLFQHEFVERKPVIFYADHPDFQQTNTISGQLGEGTGGVTESLKNRVIMPLAGSYASTDHVLGHELVHAFQYDLAQSRRGGGMPGLSRLALWMIEGMAEYLSLGREDPLTAMWLRDALLRDDFPTLEQLSRESRFFPYRFGQAFWTYVGGTYGDEAVASLFRTSLRLGPDAAIQQVLGISPDSLSVEWRAAVEERYRPLMEGRTPPREAGALLMAPSTGAGEQNVAPSISPDGRYLVVLSEKDLFSFNLYLADARTGEILRTLASAASDPHMDALRFIDSSGSWSPDGNTVAFVTFANGRNEIVLTSVSGGGVERRLRLPEEIGEITGPSFSPDGGSLVFSGQVGGLTDLYVVSLETDEVTRLTNDRNAQFQPTFSPDGQTIAFVTDMGPATDFDLLTYSEMQIGLYDLSDGSIAVLDLFGDVRHANPQYSPDGQSLYFLSDADGFNDIYRVNLATGDIARMTRLATAVTGITPMSPAISVARETGTVVFSVFDEFQFHIYSMDSRDAPAAPVLVDAIQPDGRFLPSRETRLTSRVQNYLADPRTALYPPGTFNAADAQDYTPSLSLDYLGQPMIGVGVDQQFGNFVQGSVAAFFSDMLGNRNLGVAVQAQGTFKDIGGQFVYTNLEDRWNWGVSAGRIPYLQIRTGGFYDGAGTTTIIQERYREFHTQASGLVSYPFSTTRRVDFLGGLTRYSFDLEREELVLFNGRLVNRTVTDGGDELSDPLNLISGSVALVGDNSFFGFTSPIRGSRYRLEVGGTAGNINFTNVLVDYRRYFNPITELTLAVRGMHVGRYGKSIEQSILNPLFLGWETYVRGYSPYSFDFASECTSPEGVAFACPEWDRLYGNRLGIANVEIRLPLFGADRYGVLGGGFLPIELFAFTDAGVAWDSENPPVWEFARDTPQRVPVVSSGAGGRVNVLGFLIIEVHYVYPFQRPYRGGHWGFQFTPGW from the coding sequence ATGAGATCTTTCCTGCGCGCACGACGGAAGGTGGCGTTCCTTTCCCTTCCCGTCCTCCTGGCCGCCAGCGGCCTCTTCCTTCCCCATCCGGCGGAGTCCCAGTACTTCGGGCGAAACAAAGTCCAGTACGACAGCTTCGAGACGAGGATCCTCGAGACTCCGCATTTCGACATCTACTTTTATCCCGGAATGGAAGAAGCCATCGAGGATGCGAGCCGCATGGCCGAGCGGTGGTACGAGCGCTTCGCGCGCCTGTTCCAGCACGAGTTCGTCGAGCGGAAGCCCGTGATCTTTTACGCCGATCACCCCGACTTCCAGCAGACGAACACGATCTCGGGGCAGCTCGGAGAGGGAACGGGCGGTGTCACGGAGTCGCTGAAAAATCGCGTGATCATGCCGCTCGCGGGGTCGTACGCCTCGACCGACCACGTGCTCGGCCACGAATTGGTGCACGCTTTTCAGTACGACCTCGCGCAATCCAGGCGCGGAGGGGGGATGCCGGGTCTTTCGCGGCTCGCACTCTGGATGATCGAGGGGATGGCCGAATATCTCTCCCTTGGAAGGGAGGATCCCCTCACCGCGATGTGGCTCAGAGACGCGCTTCTGCGCGACGACTTTCCCACTCTCGAGCAGCTCTCCAGGGAGTCGCGCTTCTTCCCCTACCGCTTCGGTCAGGCCTTCTGGACTTACGTGGGGGGGACGTACGGAGACGAGGCCGTGGCCTCGCTTTTCCGGACGTCGCTTCGCCTCGGACCGGACGCTGCGATTCAACAGGTGCTCGGAATATCACCCGACAGCCTCTCGGTCGAATGGCGCGCCGCGGTCGAAGAGCGATATCGGCCTCTGATGGAAGGCCGGACGCCCCCGCGAGAAGCGGGTGCGCTCCTCATGGCGCCCTCCACCGGCGCCGGCGAGCAGAACGTCGCCCCTTCGATCAGCCCCGACGGGCGGTATCTCGTCGTGCTCTCCGAGAAAGACCTGTTCAGCTTCAACCTGTACCTCGCGGACGCAAGGACGGGGGAAATCCTCCGGACCCTCGCGAGCGCGGCATCCGACCCGCACATGGATGCGCTCCGCTTCATTGATTCGTCGGGGTCCTGGTCCCCCGATGGGAACACGGTCGCTTTCGTGACCTTCGCGAATGGCCGGAATGAGATCGTCCTCACCAGCGTGAGCGGAGGGGGGGTTGAACGTCGCCTGAGACTGCCCGAGGAAATCGGCGAAATCACCGGTCCTTCTTTCTCGCCCGACGGCGGGAGCCTGGTCTTTTCCGGGCAGGTGGGTGGCCTCACGGATCTCTACGTCGTGAGTCTGGAAACCGATGAAGTGACGCGGCTCACGAACGATCGGAACGCCCAGTTTCAGCCGACTTTCTCGCCCGACGGCCAGACGATCGCCTTCGTCACCGACATGGGGCCGGCGACGGACTTCGATCTCCTGACCTATTCGGAGATGCAGATCGGGCTGTACGACCTTTCCGACGGCTCGATCGCGGTCCTCGACCTCTTCGGGGATGTGCGGCACGCGAATCCTCAGTACTCGCCGGACGGGCAGAGCCTCTACTTCCTCTCTGATGCGGACGGCTTCAACGACATCTACCGCGTGAACCTCGCCACCGGAGACATCGCCCGGATGACCCGCCTCGCGACGGCGGTCACGGGGATCACCCCGATGTCGCCGGCGATCAGCGTCGCCCGCGAGACGGGGACGGTCGTGTTTTCCGTCTTCGACGAATTCCAGTTCCACATCTACTCGATGGACTCGCGCGATGCCCCCGCAGCCCCGGTCCTTGTGGACGCCATTCAGCCGGACGGACGGTTCCTTCCCTCGCGGGAAACGCGCCTGACCTCGAGAGTCCAGAACTACCTCGCCGACCCCCGCACCGCGCTTTATCCGCCGGGGACCTTCAACGCGGCCGACGCGCAGGACTACACTCCGAGTCTCTCCCTCGACTATCTCGGTCAGCCCATGATCGGCGTCGGGGTGGATCAGCAGTTCGGCAATTTCGTGCAAGGTTCCGTGGCCGCCTTCTTCTCGGACATGCTCGGAAACCGGAATCTGGGCGTCGCCGTCCAGGCCCAGGGGACCTTCAAGGACATCGGCGGTCAGTTCGTTTACACCAATTTGGAGGACCGCTGGAATTGGGGGGTGTCCGCGGGACGCATTCCGTACCTCCAGATCCGGACCGGTGGCTTCTACGACGGGGCGGGGACGACGACCATCATTCAGGAGCGCTATCGCGAGTTTCATACGCAGGCGTCGGGCCTCGTGTCGTATCCCTTCTCCACGACGCGCCGGGTCGATTTCCTCGGAGGGCTGACGCGGTACTCCTTCGATCTCGAGCGCGAGGAGCTCGTCTTATTTAACGGGCGCCTGGTCAACCGGACCGTGACGGATGGCGGAGACGAGCTTTCAGATCCGCTCAACCTGATCTCGGGAAGTGTCGCCCTCGTCGGGGACAACTCCTTCTTCGGGTTCACCTCTCCGATTCGGGGAAGTCGTTACCGGCTGGAGGTCGGAGGAACGGCGGGAAACATCAACTTCACGAACGTCCTCGTTGACTATCGGCGGTACTTCAATCCGATCACCGAGCTGACGCTCGCCGTTCGCGGGATGCACGTCGGCCGCTACGGAAAGAGCATAGAGCAGAGCATCCTCAACCCGCTTTTCCTCGGGTGGGAGACGTACGTGCGCGGATACTCCCCCTATTCTTTCGACTTCGCCTCGGAGTGCACCTCCCCCGAGGGGGTTGCTTTTGCCTGCCCCGAGTGGGATCGACTCTATGGAAACCGCCTGGGGATCGCGAACGTTGAGATCCGCCTCCCCCTCTTCGGGGCGGATCGCTACGGCGTGCTCGGCGGAGGCTTCCTCCCAATTGAGCTCTTCGCGTTCACCGACGCGGGGGTCGCTTGGGACAGTGAAAACCCTCCGGTCTGGGAGTTCGCCCGGGATACGCCCCAGCGCGTGCCGGTCGTGAGCTCGGGTGCCGGCGGGCGGGTGAACGTCCTCGGATTCTTGATCATCGAGGTGCACTACGTTTACCCGTTCCAACGCCCATACCGCGGGGGGCACTGGGGATTCCAGTTCACGCCGGGTTGGTGA
- a CDS encoding MlaD family protein, which translates to MSNGETRESRRRPPTEQELERAGPSAGGGREVRVGAFVLLGIVAFLAVLFILTDPATFRGRYVVMTQVEDAGGIRRGDPVQLRGVNIGRVQEFALVDGRVTIALEIDGQWEIPSDSRTRLAGTDLLGGRTVEVIPGSSPEALPAGAMMPGESVAGIMDVAEELGTEAQVALSRVRALLDESAVASLHESIADLGELLAALTEVTREQRAELAQISGSIGRSADRVEDLVANEALDRSIARADSTLVELQSAGGSLARATESLDVILARIESGEGTLGRLSTDEELYERMNLAVEEVMLLARDIRENPSRYVRIRIF; encoded by the coding sequence ATGAGCAACGGGGAAACGCGGGAATCTCGGCGCCGGCCGCCCACCGAACAGGAATTGGAGCGAGCCGGACCATCCGCAGGCGGGGGAAGGGAAGTGCGGGTCGGGGCGTTCGTCCTCCTCGGGATCGTCGCCTTCCTCGCGGTGCTCTTCATTCTGACGGACCCGGCGACCTTCCGGGGACGCTATGTGGTGATGACACAGGTCGAGGACGCGGGCGGGATACGGCGGGGCGACCCGGTGCAGCTGCGCGGGGTCAATATCGGGCGGGTTCAGGAGTTCGCGTTGGTGGACGGCCGGGTGACCATCGCGCTCGAGATCGATGGGCAGTGGGAGATCCCGAGCGATTCTCGAACCAGGCTCGCGGGAACCGACCTTCTGGGTGGCCGCACGGTCGAGGTCATTCCCGGATCTTCGCCGGAAGCTCTGCCGGCCGGCGCCATGATGCCGGGCGAATCGGTCGCCGGAATCATGGACGTCGCCGAGGAGCTGGGAACCGAAGCGCAGGTCGCGCTGAGCCGGGTGCGTGCGCTCCTGGACGAATCGGCCGTGGCTTCCCTCCACGAATCGATCGCCGATCTGGGCGAGCTTCTGGCCGCGCTGACCGAAGTCACCCGGGAGCAGCGCGCCGAACTGGCGCAGATTTCAGGCTCGATCGGGCGTTCAGCGGACCGCGTGGAGGACCTCGTGGCAAACGAAGCGCTCGACCGGAGCATCGCCCGCGCGGACTCGACCTTGGTCGAACTGCAGAGCGCCGGAGGAAGCCTCGCCCGCGCCACCGAGTCGCTCGATGTGATTCTCGCGCGAATCGAAAGCGGGGAAGGGACTCTTGGGCGGCTCTCGACGGACGAGGAGCTCTACGAGCGGATGAACTTAGCGGTCGAGGAAGTCATGCTCCTCGCCCGCGACATCCGGGAAAATCCGAGCCGCTACGTGCGGATCCGAATCTTCTAA
- a CDS encoding ATP-binding cassette domain-containing protein yields the protein MIAYKNVWKAFDTPVLEGVSLEVEEGEMFGIFGPSGTGKSVLLKTTIGLISLDRGDVLVEGESVYRGGREKLRRIRQKAGYVFQHAALFDSLSVYENVESGIPEAALKSLSRRERSGKVWEALELVNLDPRGVLPKLPAELSGGMKKRVGIARAVVGRPKILLWDEPTTGLDPVNTAAVERLIGRLTDQLRVTSVIVTHDIEGGLEMCDRVAMLSGGTLRFVGTPSEFRSSGDTVVRAFVDRAAANAALQEIVPA from the coding sequence ATGATCGCCTACAAGAACGTCTGGAAAGCGTTCGACACTCCGGTGCTCGAGGGAGTCAGCCTCGAGGTCGAAGAGGGAGAGATGTTTGGAATCTTCGGGCCCTCGGGGACGGGAAAAAGTGTCCTGTTGAAGACCACGATCGGGCTGATCTCCCTCGATCGGGGAGACGTGCTCGTGGAGGGCGAGTCGGTGTATCGTGGAGGTCGGGAAAAACTCCGCCGAATCCGGCAGAAGGCCGGGTACGTATTTCAACACGCTGCGCTTTTCGACTCCCTCAGTGTCTACGAGAACGTGGAGAGCGGAATTCCGGAGGCCGCCCTCAAAAGCCTCTCGCGGCGAGAGAGAAGCGGAAAGGTTTGGGAGGCCCTCGAGCTCGTGAACTTGGATCCGCGTGGGGTCCTCCCCAAGCTGCCCGCGGAGCTGTCCGGCGGGATGAAGAAGCGGGTGGGAATCGCGCGCGCCGTCGTGGGGCGTCCAAAGATCCTACTCTGGGACGAGCCCACAACGGGGCTGGATCCGGTCAATACCGCCGCCGTCGAGCGCCTGATCGGACGCCTCACGGACCAGCTTCGGGTCACCTCCGTCATCGTGACCCACGACATCGAAGGGGGACTCGAGATGTGTGACCGCGTCGCGATGTTGAGCGGCGGCACCCTTCGCTTCGTCGGGACGCCGAGCGAATTCAGGTCGTCCGGAGACACGGTGGTCCGTGCCTTCGTAGATCGCGCCGCCGCGAACGCGGCGCTCCAGGAGATCGTTCCGGCATGA
- a CDS encoding ABC transporter permease: protein MGQISLLLTRSAGALVSLQVSRRAIFQQMYIMGVQSIPIVLVTAVLSGIVTSQQGGYQFQGSVPLYILGSVVTASVILELGPVLTAIVLVGRVGARITAELGTMKVSEQLEAFQAVGRDPIVVLAAPRIVAGIVVVPLLVGIANFVGVLSGMVAARMTVGLGYESFLYGARLFWHNWDLFYSLLKAVTFGFAIPVIAIHMGFRTGGGAAGVGRTTTQSVMFMTLTILILDALFPPLLLQ from the coding sequence ATGGGGCAGATCTCCCTCCTCCTGACGCGCTCCGCCGGGGCTCTCGTGAGCCTTCAGGTATCCCGGCGCGCCATCTTCCAGCAGATGTACATCATGGGGGTGCAAAGCATCCCGATCGTTCTGGTCACCGCCGTCCTCAGCGGAATCGTGACCAGCCAGCAGGGAGGGTACCAATTCCAGGGCTCCGTCCCCCTCTACATCCTTGGGAGCGTGGTGACCGCGAGTGTCATTCTGGAACTGGGTCCCGTCCTGACCGCGATCGTCCTCGTCGGGCGAGTCGGGGCCCGAATCACCGCGGAGCTGGGGACCATGAAGGTCTCCGAGCAGCTCGAGGCGTTTCAGGCGGTTGGGAGGGATCCGATCGTGGTCCTCGCGGCGCCCCGCATCGTGGCAGGGATCGTGGTGGTCCCTCTCCTCGTGGGAATCGCGAACTTCGTCGGGGTCCTCTCAGGGATGGTCGCAGCCCGGATGACGGTCGGGCTCGGATACGAGTCCTTCCTTTATGGCGCCCGCCTCTTCTGGCATAACTGGGACCTGTTTTATTCGCTCCTCAAGGCGGTCACTTTCGGGTTCGCCATCCCTGTCATCGCCATTCACATGGGATTCCGCACGGGGGGTGGCGCAGCGGGAGTGGGGAGGACGACGACGCAGTCTGTGATGTTTATGACGCTGACGATTCTGATTCTGGATGCCCTCTTCCCGCCGCTTCTCCTTCAGTGA
- a CDS encoding OsmC family peroxiredoxin, with the protein MPVRKANAEWKGTLNEGTGRVKTETGVLDAPYSFASRFESGSGTNPEELVGAAHAACYSMFLSALLTKAGHPPDSVRTVAQVHLATGEGGPTILRIELSTEATVPGISPEAFAEQAEAAKSACPVSKALAPVEIQLEARLV; encoded by the coding sequence ATGCCTGTACGCAAGGCGAACGCAGAATGGAAGGGAACGCTCAACGAGGGCACCGGGAGGGTCAAGACGGAGACGGGAGTCCTCGACGCACCCTATTCCTTCGCCTCGCGATTCGAGTCGGGTTCCGGTACGAATCCCGAGGAGCTCGTCGGAGCGGCGCACGCCGCCTGTTATTCGATGTTCCTTTCCGCCCTACTCACCAAGGCGGGCCATCCGCCCGATTCGGTACGGACGGTCGCGCAGGTGCACTTGGCGACGGGCGAAGGCGGCCCGACGATTCTCCGCATCGAGCTTTCGACGGAAGCCACGGTCCCGGGCATCTCCCCCGAAGCGTTCGCGGAACAGGCCGAGGCCGCGAAGTCCGCCTGCCCGGTCTCGAAAGCACTGGCGCCGGTGGAGATCCAGCTCGAGGCCAGGCTCGTCTGA